The Accipiter gentilis chromosome Z, bAccGen1.1, whole genome shotgun sequence DNA window GTAAACTACAACACTCTTCCTGGGACTGCCATTGACTGAAGCACTTTATTAGCCCGTTTGGAATTACAGGtttaattttccccaaaagaTTCTGCTGCCGTCTAGTAGGCAGAAGCAGACATGTTCTATATTTGTTTAAAGGTACTGAATACTAAGTTCATGCATTGTTATTTTGATCATTTATGTTTTAACATAGACAAATCTATTTCTTAagattctttcatttccttttcttatttgggatgaaaactgaaaaactggATAAACTGTAGCTCCTTGTACATTAGTTACTGCATTTGAAAAACTTCTTGTCAgacattcaaaaaaaaattttatgtaTATGACAAACAGACTTTATATAGCAATGGatgctttggaaaaaatacatatcaaGTTAGAATACTaagcatataaaatatttctttttaatttgtttttataagaTTGATTCAACTCATGATCATTTTGTTTCCAAAGGtttatttttgttcccttttttattCAGCTACTGTCTAATACTGGGATCTGAACTGTACTTTGTATAATGAAACTTGACAGTCCTGAATTCCACAAAATGAAAATTGACATTTTCATTCAGTCTGGCTTATTCTTACTATCATTGTCAAGTACACATTTTTAAGAGACTTTCTCCCTTGCCAAAAAGCTTCCCCATCTCATTCAAAACAGCAAAGTATTAATTGTTGTGAGACTGAACCTCTGTGGGGTTCTGCAGACAGCAAGCAAACAGCCTACTGACCACACAGCACCACTGAGAAACTAAGCATTGCCTGCTTAGCAGCCTGCAGAATGAGCCCTCAGAGACAGAGCAGGTTTCTTTACTGGAGTCAGAGGTTCTTACCTAGCACACCTCCCATTAAAGCTCTTTTGCCTCCTGCTTTTTTTGAAATACATCTCTAGGAAAATGCCATTAATGTGGCTAATATTTTCCAACGTGAGAAAGGAAACAGCTGTCCTCAGCTTCATGTCAACAGAGGACAAGGGGCATTCAACAGAGAACAAATGCAAACACTTCACACCTTGGAAAAGTAAATTATGGCCTGTATGTATGCACTATTTAATTAATAATACAGGTTGCTACCCATTACCTGATAGTTATATTTCTTCTTTCCAAGCTGCATGAAGAATCCCTGTCACAGAAATTTTATAGTGGGAAGGACGAGAAAGGTGCTTGACCCAATGAAGGCACAGCCTTTCCATCAGCTGTAGGGCTCATTATGGTCAATCTATTCAGTGAGGTTACTTTAATTAACCAACATGTAAATAAATACTGTAGGTGTAGTGGTCATTAActttatgtttttttccaagcTTGCAAATTGGTAGGAGGAGCATATGGGGGGCCCATTTCAGTAACTTGTGTTTCCAAGGATCTGtgatatttccagaaaaaaacggAGCATAGTAGTTGAACACCCAAAATACTGTTCTTGATAGTTAGCTCCAAAGCCCAAAGAAAAATCACTAATTTCTTTACTTGGACAGGATATTTTTACTTTATGGCACAAATAAGGAATgatattttacttctttctccaGTGGAAAATAGAAATTTcatggtaatttttctttttttgaggaaagCAAAGCTAAACAATGTGGAAGACCTTTCAAAATGCAGTAACTGTTGCCTGCAGCTTTCAGTAAAGATAatacctttccttttctcccctttctttttccctttaaatggGACATGAAGTTTCTTCATACCAAAGACTCACTGAAATGTTTACCAAGTACGGAATCACTAAACAATGCAACTATTTTTAGAATACAAGACACATGCTGGTGAAAAAGAAAGACAGCATAGGCTCATTGTGCTTTGAAAAAAGAGAAACCTCAATTAAAGTTCAATGGCAATATTAAAATGCATCAGGCCTTATTTTTGTAGGAGAGCGAGCCATGCAAATCAACGTAATACCTTTTTAAAGAGACTGAAATTAGCCTGCTTGTTTCAAGAAATACATTAGAAAGTCAAGTGAGTACATTTAGAAAACACGGGGACACTGTATGTAGATGAACTTTCAAAACTGAACAGTTAATTCTGTCCATACAAAAATCTTAATTCAGGAGGAAGGCATCATTTAAGCAGTTCTGCCCTTGAATTGCATATAATCCAGATCAGTAATGGAACAAACAACAGCATCAAGTTATAACTGGTTTTATAACTACTCAGCTTCCCTAAGTTATCAGGACAAAACCTAATTCGGTATGCAGCAAAAATTATCAAAAGACAAGCCCAGAATTAGAGGATTATGACTTCTAAAAACTTGTTAGGATCTAAACCACTCTAGAACTCCGTTTCAAAGATGCAATTAACACATATTAACACTATTTTTTATTACACATAGGATCTTTTATGCTGTCTGTAAATAAAATTCACCTTGCCTATAATGAAAACCAAAGGTAGCAAACATCTAGGGCAGCTTGTACATGGATAATCTCAAaccttttatttcaaagtttgCATAATTTGTCAGACAGAGAATAAAagctttgcaaaggaaaaaacagacCACATCTGTTCTGAAAAAAGTCAtattagtttttttcttgttctatcATTTCTAATACACTCAGCTGTCTATTCAACTTTTTATTATCCTGAGGTTTTATGCAAAAACTCAGAATCTGGATTTCAATTACATAGATAGCTACTGTAAATAAAGCTTTATCATCATCTTAGTAAAACATATATTATGATAAATTTTTAGGGGTACTTAAATAAAATGGTCCCCATGTCTGCTATGCATCTTCCTCAGCCTatcagaaagggaggaaaaattcTGCATGGGAAAACATACTATTTTAGAGattaaaaggaagaggagaaaatctgttctgcttttctaCATTCACCAGGATGAAGCAGTAAACaccaaaaaagggaaaagcttaATTTCTTATCTTTACTAGTGTACAGTGGATTTGAGAAAGATTAATTCTCTATTCTTATCTCGTTAGCCAAGGAAAGAGATGGAGTGGGACAAATAGAGATTACTTTGCGTGTACTGTGAGCAATGCAAATGACTACTCCACACACCCCCTCCTCCTCAGGAGCTGCACAGTGCTAAGGAGCTGCTAAAACAGTAATGTAACAGCTAAGAAAACATTTCCAGGGGAGTCTGATGGCTGACCATAAACTTTATGACCATAAAGCGCCATTTTGCTTCATGAGGGCAGACTCAACCAAGTCTTCTAATGTATTCTCTAATGAAATAGTTAATTATAAACCACACGTGCACATGAAAGGATCTGTTTCCTAGTGTgaacttttaaacacaaaagcTACTAACTGCAAAAGGCAGTCCCCCACAACTGCATAATGAATCTCTCAATTCCTTGTTAGTCTAATCCAAAATGTTGGCAAGCTGGATATTAGAGGATGACTCCACTCCAAAGGATGCAGTTCAACTGCTCCAACTCTTTGCTTGCACAAACAGCTCTGACAGCATCGGTTTCCTTTCATGTTCCATCACTACAGATGGCGAGACTCATGCCTGGCAAACAACTCCTACAGCAGCTTGTCAGCGGAAAGGACACAACTTCAGAGGGAACCTCTTGTGCTCTTCTGCAGAGAGCAGCTGTGGAAATCAGAGCCTAAAACAACAGAGCTGTCCTCTCTCAGATTTCCTCAAGAACTCTCAAACTTTTCCCACTCCCAAAACTCCTTTCTAACAAAAGCACAGCAGCACTTCCAGCAATGAAAACTTGGTTAACTAGCTTCCACTCAATTTCAAGTCCATTATTTCTGAAGACATCCATAAAAAATTGCAAATTTAGAAATACAGCACATAAAACTGCAGAACCTGCTACTGTGCAATCACTGTGCAGCTGttactaaatgaaaacaaatttaacaCTCATCATGAGGAATTATGTAGGAAAGACAGAAAGTAACAAAAATGGGTTAAAGAGGAAGAGTCTGTAATGGATTAGCCACCCAAAAAATAATTAACCATGAATTAGAGTCGACGTTTTCCCTCCTTAAAAACATTTACCCATTACATTTAACATCTGATCTACAAGTAGTAAATTATTGAAAAAATAGTTTCTACTCGAGCAGTCCAAAAGAGTTAGAGCTTTTGGCCAAGTAGCTAACTTCAGTGTTCCATAAAAGTATTTGATCTTTTATACAGTAAATTGCAGTAAAATATAGTATTATGATACAGTAAATTGCTATTTCATTACATTCAATAGAAACACAGAACAAGGAACCACAAATGCATACTTGCACATTTACACCCACATAGTGCAGTCAAGGTCTCTGTATGTACTGGTAGCAAATAATGTGTCATTACTGGAAATGAACTGGAGACAGACAAACAGGACATTAGGGAGCAGCCCAACACAGCCACACACATGAGTTACAccagcagaaagcaggcaggcTAGAACAAGAACCTGGAGAGCAGTTCTGGTTCATCTGGAGAATGCCCCGGTCTCCAGGCTGGATCCTGGAACAGCAACATACTTCTACACAACTTAAATCAAGCCCATGGAGGACAGACTATCAAAACTGTGTTCTCCATTTTTCCTTGAGCAAAGTGATCTAACTGTAAATTGTGTTGCTTATAAATGAAGTGGTTGTTGAAGTCTCTAGGGCACAGGCCTGTAGAAAACAAACAGCATATACAGAAGTCCCATTCAGCTAGctgaaaattttacaagattggACTATTTGGAACATATTTTAATGACTTTCTCCTGATTAAAGTTTGAATTACTGGagtaacaacaagaaaaaaaaatatcagaaattcaGGTCAAAAATACAGCTACAACACACTAGACATAACCTGAAAATAATGTAAACAGACATCAATATTTGAAATAGAAagttaaaacaaatgcaaactaTATAGTAAAATATCCATCTTTTGAAGATGAAGCCTAAAATTAGGTCTTCACTAAGAAAACATACTTTGACCTGACACTTCCAAATATACAACACAAATATGTAAATATCTTCAGTAATTAATCTAgagttatgtttttaaagtgTAGTATATTTCTTCAGTTTATACTGCTTATCTAGCCAACCCCCCCTCAAACTATTACTATATAGATGACAAAATACCTTTTGTTGACAATAACCAGCTCTACCACCTTAAGACGTAATAAGCTTGGTCAATTTTTCAATTCGATAGAAATTTAGTTTCCTAATTAACCCCAGTTTCAGGTATTATCATAAAATGATACAGATCCACACTAACAAAAAATTCACTTTAATATATTCATTATACAGAATGAATACACAActttgtatattaaaaaatgtcATAGGTATGAATaaaatttgtatattttaaatttttcttttctcgaGAGTTTGAACATGCTAGATATAAATATGctcactttttttcccaatataaCGATCAACAGAGGCAGAGCAGAAACTGCATTACAATAAATAAAAgaagcattgctttttttctcattccccCAGATTTCTTGGCTTCATGATCTGCTAAAAACTGATGTGTTGCTTGCATCAAGCTTGCTATGGAATTTCTACAGAAACTTATACCATTaagtactgcaaaataaaaataaatgtatgtgtagTTTATATTGCACATATACCTGAGTTATAGGCAAAAGATTCCTACAACAGGGACACAATAATATACCTATCCATGTCAGATTTAAATGACAtctaataaaaatcaataaacttCAAAACATGCAGGAAGCAAATGGTGATGCAGAAACCAAATTATACCATTTTTCCACAATTCTATCAACCACTTGATTTTAATCAGTAAAGGTATTTTTAGAAAATTGAGTTCTTGATTTCTTGACATTTCAGATCACAGTAAAGTTAATATCAAATCAAATGAGATAAATTACAATGATGAATGTTCAAACAATATGACCTGTGCCTGACTTTCAGATGCTGTTCGCTTGAGCAGCCTGATTTGGTCCAGTTCCGAATGCCCCATTGAATTCTGAGCCAGAGACTGCACTGGGTCAGTTATGTTGTATCTGCCAGGCTGATAAAAACCGTAATATTCTATTCTCTTTTCCCCTGAGTTTTCCAGCACCTTTAGTTTCTGCCTAAATTGAATAATCTTACAGGTTAAGAACAGGATCACAGCACAAGCCAGAATGAAAAAGCCTAGTAAAATGTCAAAAGCCTGGTTCAGCTTTTCAACCTGTTGTGTACAAAATAGAGATGTTTTTAATGATACAGGAGCAGCGTCTGTTGGAGTTAAGCCTTTTTCTTCTATGGTTCTGTTAACAGGTATAATCTGTGCTGGTATTTGCACCAGTAATGTTGATAATATTGTAGTTGTCCGCAATGgaatttcagcagcattttcttcATAGGGCAGCGGGTGAGCAGATGTAGCTGTAGTTCCTTCTGAGAAAGCAATATATTTAGTTTCTGCACTGGCAAACTGTTCAAATGTGTTGTGCCTGTTTCCCTTATGCCATGCCATCAGCAAAGTGGTAGAGCTGTGATGGACACCCACGGATCCTAGACTCCACGCTGTTCCTGGGCTGGCAGTAGGGCTACTGCAGTTTGCAAACTGAGTCCACTTAATGTAATGCAAAGGTCTACCACGCATACTCAGGGGACTCTGACAATgaatttttacagaaataggAGACGATGCTAGCCAATTAAGTAACCCAAGCATTTTGCAGCTGCAGTTCCAAGGATTATAATTTACCTGTAGATCAGTTAAAGACACTAAGGGCTTGAGCACTTCAGGTTGTAACTCTGTAATATTATTAAATGCTAAACTGAGCATTTTAAGTGACTGTCCCATTTTTTCAAAGGTACCATCACCAATActggttattttatttctgtctagCTGCAGATACATTAAATTGTTCAATAAAGTAAAAGTGCTGGAATTTATATTTTCTAAGTCATTATAACTTAAGATTAACTGGCTAAGGTTGTTTAATCCAAAAAATCCATTTACAGCAATACATTTTAGCTTTacgttttttaaagaaagatatcTAAGCTTGTTAAGTCCTTTAAATGCAAAAGGATGTATTGATCCAATGGGATTGTGAGACAAAGAAAGTCTTTCAAGATTTTTGAGCCTTCCAATAGCATTCGATGGCACAAGCGTCAAGTTGTTACCTTCAAGGAACAAATATGAAAGGTTTTCAAGATGATGAAATGCTGAATCCGATATCCGTGAAATCTTATTATCAGCTAGGTTAAGTGTTTGGAGACTTATCATTCCTAAGAAAGTCCCACTTCCAAGGACACTGAGACGATTTCTTTGAAGTGTTAAATATCTAACAGAAAGGAGATCACTAAATAATCCTCTGGGAACAAAAGCTATTTGATTATTCTGAAGGTATAAACAATGAAGATTGGAAAGACCTTCAAAGATTCCTGGATCTAGGCGTTTAATATTATTGTTATTTAGATGCAAGTAGCACAGTCTGGGGAGGTCCACAAAAGCTTTCGGGTGTACATACGAAATACCGGAGTTATCCATGTAGAGTGCAGCAAGCTTCTGAAAGCCTCTTAGCTCATTCGGGGAGACACGCGATATATTATTCCCACTGAGGTACACAAGAATTGTTGTTTTTGGAAAGTTCTGCGGGATGCTCGAAAGCCCTAAATTACGACAGCTAACTTGTCTCCCTGTGCAGAGCTGGCAAGCAGCTGGACAGCCAAGAGCCTCCTTCTGgagcagcaacaaaagaaaacaattaaggATAGACAGGAATGCTCCCGGGCAGGGTGGAGAACTTTGCAGACCACACATATCCCTGTCTTTGGCCTTCTCACTCATCTCTCACTTCGCTAGTAGAGATAAAAAGAAGtttataaatattattaattCGAAAGTTTAAAGATTCTGCTTGTACAGTCTTTAAAATATAAGCATTGCTTTCAAGATTGGTATTTTATACATTCTTCTTTGATGGCAAataagcagtttaaaaataaaacttaagtgAAAGTTTGAACTACACTgaaagaattttcaaaataaatgaacaatgAAACAAATGTACTGCTAACCTagccagaaaatatttaattggtTGCAGCATAAAAACAACTAAGCTGCCAAAATAATGGCTTCTAGTAAATTCAAAATACTGCTTATTAACTATTTTTTATACTTAAGAATGGCTAGGAAATGTTTCAATAGCATTCAAGTAGAAATGCCAACTGGAAACAAGTTTCCTTTCACTGGCGGCtcatttataattttaattttacttctgtACAGCTGAGTTAcgttcaaaataaataaaaaacaatgccTTACCCCAAATCTGAAGTTCATTATTTCTGTTACCTTGCCGTTTTGCAGTTCACTCGGTTCAAGCTGACCAACTATACTCATCTGTGAAACCTTTGTAACGGCAGTATTGCCACGTACTAGAGCCCTCACGTTTTGCCCCAGGATTTGCAACTGTTTGCTCAGGAAACTAAGAAAGAAGTGGTTAAAGTGAGGTTGCCATGGATACAGGAAACCCTGGGACAGGAAGCCATTTTATCTGTGCTTCAGAAGTACTGTTGGAAAGGAAATCTCAATGATTTGTTTCTAGAAGACCAAGAACTATCTTAATTTGTAACTGTTgctgttttgtggggtttttttaaaccattgtttTTAACTAGGAGAGCTCAAAAGAGTTTCACCTAAGTTAGGTACAACTTTTGGAATAAAGCATATCTATTTGTAACAGCACTATTGCATTACCTGTAAATCCTTTATCTTTCGGCCAGAATCTGAAATGTTCTGTTACATCAGCAGCAACGCTTACGCTGTtctctctctgcctgcagagccGAACGGCGGCCAGCACACGCGCACAGACTCCAGCAGcccagcagagagggagaagagggaggtcGCTCTGGAGGGCAGAGCCCCTGTGTCCCTGGCACTTCAGCAAGGCACCACCCTGCCAGCAATCCCACAGAGGCCCAGGAAATCTTAGAGATGAGAAACACCCGGTGTGGTACTTGGCTGCTGCGTATCTGTTGTACTTCAGGCTTGGTCCGGGCACTCTGTTAAGTTGCACTTTAGGCCACTTTTTTCTAAAGCCGATTTATCCACAGAGGACTAGGTATATTGTGACAACCACACACCTCGGGTCCACAGCTTTTGTTTCCTGCAGTGTCCCTTGTGCAGATAAACACTCAGTGCAGATGTGTGCTATAAATATCTCCCTCGCTTAAGTACCGGAGATACATCCTCAGTTTATCCATCACAGGGACTAAATACCTGCTAAATCCAGTCACATCATCAAAGGAGGAAACAGGAAACAACAAAATGAGATAGTAAATTAGAGACTAAGCCTACAAATAGCAAGGTAACTATAAAATCATGATTTGTACTGCAACAAGACCTTCTGCTCAGCAAAACGAAAATGACAAAGCCCATCAGTAGCCATAGCCAAGTAGGAGACACAACAGCACAAGAATCATCAAGTCACTTTGGCCACAATGATCTCACACAGGAAGCACGAGTTCACGTAAGGGGCAAAATATCACCCCAATATCTTTGTCTATAATAATCCAAGCCGAAATGCACGAAGCACATGAGCAAAGGAAGCAGAATAGACAAGGACGTGCTTCTGAAGAGGCCTTCTTCGAAATTCTGCCAAAAGAAACTTAAAtttctgaagttttgaaaaaaaatggttttgaccATATATAACTGGCTTTTTATGTTTGAAATCTGTAAAACATTCAGTATCAAGAGATATACTCCTTCAATTTTTCAATTTGAGCTGGCCAAAATTACCTAGAGGTGGGATGCAGgggaatgtgggttttttttaaaaaaaaacaaacaaaaaaacccacgaCAAACACTAAAAGCCTTTAATTCTATAAGAGTCAATACCTCTTGTAACATCTCGTCTAAAGTAAGAAATCAGCAGGAACAGCAAAATTGGTCCATGTGCCACTTTAGACAAAGCCTAAAACAGTTACAATCCAGAATTTGAGCTtcatttggttcttttttttctgagaccaTTGAACCAACAGGAAAATTAATTGTTCTTTAGATttaactatttattttcacattttatttttttcacagtttttaatATAATCATTGATataaactaaagtaaaataaaatggcatGTCATTTCCTTAAAGGGCAAACACTGCATAGTTTTGAACAGTTCCCAGGATGATTAGGGAAGTACCCCAGATATGGGGGAGAGAACAGTAAGAGTAATTGAAAAAGATTATCCAGGTCAAATAGAGCCACGTGAGGAGAAAAACAGAGAttgactgaaaatgaaaaattacttcaaacaCGAAATTATCTCCAACCTAAGCTTCACCACATATAGCCTGTTCATGCTGATATTTACGTGGgtaaagaaatcattaaaaaccATTTCTTCCAAGATATGCTGTGTGAAACAACCCCACAGGGCTAAAAGAAGCAAGTCCCAAtctaaaaaaagaattttaagagaCAAATGTTAATAGATATTCTTATTTGCAAAATGCCAAAATTAACGTATTtagaaagactgaaggagttgcTGAAGCTCTATGGGATATCAGATAACATGGAAATTTAGAGAAATCAATAGAATAGTGACCAGATAAATGAAAGCTGGTGCCCAGTTAAGTGGCTGAATGTCTCTGTGGCCTTGTACTAAAGGTACTTTATCAATATTCATAACAATTTTGCTCAAACCCTAGCTGCCACTGTGGTTCTGAGTGCATTGCTGACCTTTCCAATTCTCAGATCCTATGtacaaaatgaggaagaaaaatcttaataCAGGTCATGGCTCCTTTCAGTTTGCCCTAGGAAACCTGGAGAAAGTCCTGTCTTGCACTTTGTAAATACAGCACCTGGAGACCTGTAAAGCAGACTGGATTTTAATTTCCAGGTACTGCTCCATCAATAGCACATGCTGTTAAAAAAGTATCTGAAAGCAGTATCTGTTAAGAATGAGAGGCAAAATAACATGCCACATAACTGATACCATTTGGGGGAAAACCATAAAAAAAGACCGAGATACACATACAACCTGGATCAGCATTTCTCAAGCTGGCTTGTACTTAAAACAATATAATTCATTACTAATCAAAAACTAAGGAAAACACTTAAACAGGAAACCcccaaacatttctttcaaacaagttTAGGCAGCTCCAACAGTGGTATATTTTATTCACTGCCAATTCTGTTCTCCAGTGATAGAAACACCAGGTTTATATCTGAATACAACTTCACAtggcaaaagagaaaattatttttgaatcCTGAAGTGAATCTTATTTTAATATGCTAGTACTGATAAGGTTACTAATGCCATTGCTTTTTAACATATTAAAATCTAGTTCAACAATGACTCCTTGTCAATACAAGTATGAAAGTCTGAGCAACAGCAATTTGTCAAATTGTGCATAAAATGACAGGTGAAAGTGGTTGAAAGAACATGCAAGCACTGCACCCAGTGCAGTCTTTCCAAACCACCTCTATTTTCTCACTGATCTGTGTTAGATTAAAGCCAATATAATTCAGGTTATGAATATTAGCTAGCATAAAATAGTCATCCAACTCCGATTTCTGTACAGCAGAAAAACATGCACCAAGTTCAAAAACAGGTTCTAAAGCTAcctgttttcaaaatgtattaaAGCCCATTTTTGAAGAGGGATTTCATTCTCATAATCACTACAAAATTACATTAAGGCTCACAAAATAGAGAAAAGTCAATTTTTAGCACTGTAATTATTCTTTTGAGCTTGTAAGAGTGAAACTATCTGTTGCCCTCGCACTGTGTATTTAGCAAGTACCTCCTCTTGCAGGtcttccttccctctgcttttaTTCTCCTCCGCAGGTGGCCTATGAGAcaactttcttgttttgttttcaaatacctACCACCTTCTGCTCACATCATTCTCCAGATATGACTGCAAGTCAAA harbors:
- the LRRC70 gene encoding leucine-rich repeat-containing protein 70 isoform X1; the protein is MSEKAKDRDMCGLQSSPPCPGAFLSILNCFLLLLLQKEALGCPAACQLCTGRQVSCRNLGLSSIPQNFPKTTILVYLSGNNISRVSPNELRGFQKLAALYMDNSGISYVHPKAFVDLPRLCYLHLNNNNIKRLDPGIFEGLSNLHCLYLQNNQIAFVPRGLFSDLLSVRYLTLQRNRLSVLGSGTFLGMISLQTLNLADNKISRISDSAFHHLENLSYLFLEGNNLTLVPSNAIGRLKNLERLSLSHNPIGSIHPFAFKGLNKLRYLSLKNVKLKCIAVNGFFGLNNLSQLILSYNDLENINSSTFTLLNNLMYLQLDRNKITSIGDGTFEKMGQSLKMLSLAFNNITELQPEVLKPLVSLTDLQVNYNPWNCSCKMLGLLNWLASSPISVKIHCQSPLSMRGRPLHYIKWTQFANCSSPTASPGTAWSLGSVGVHHSSTTLLMAWHKGNRHNTFEQFASAETKYIAFSEGTTATSAHPLPYEENAAEIPLRTTTILSTLLVQIPAQIIPVNRTIEEKGLTPTDAAPVSLKTSLFCTQQVEKLNQAFDILLGFFILACAVILFLTCKIIQFRQKLKVLENSGEKRIEYYGFYQPGRYNITDPVQSLAQNSMGHSELDQIRLLKRTASESQAQVILFEHSSL
- the LRRC70 gene encoding leucine-rich repeat-containing protein 70 isoform X2, with protein sequence MSIVGQLEPSELQNGKVTEIMNFRFGKEALGCPAACQLCTGRQVSCRNLGLSSIPQNFPKTTILVYLSGNNISRVSPNELRGFQKLAALYMDNSGISYVHPKAFVDLPRLCYLHLNNNNIKRLDPGIFEGLSNLHCLYLQNNQIAFVPRGLFSDLLSVRYLTLQRNRLSVLGSGTFLGMISLQTLNLADNKISRISDSAFHHLENLSYLFLEGNNLTLVPSNAIGRLKNLERLSLSHNPIGSIHPFAFKGLNKLRYLSLKNVKLKCIAVNGFFGLNNLSQLILSYNDLENINSSTFTLLNNLMYLQLDRNKITSIGDGTFEKMGQSLKMLSLAFNNITELQPEVLKPLVSLTDLQVNYNPWNCSCKMLGLLNWLASSPISVKIHCQSPLSMRGRPLHYIKWTQFANCSSPTASPGTAWSLGSVGVHHSSTTLLMAWHKGNRHNTFEQFASAETKYIAFSEGTTATSAHPLPYEENAAEIPLRTTTILSTLLVQIPAQIIPVNRTIEEKGLTPTDAAPVSLKTSLFCTQQVEKLNQAFDILLGFFILACAVILFLTCKIIQFRQKLKVLENSGEKRIEYYGFYQPGRYNITDPVQSLAQNSMGHSELDQIRLLKRTASESQAQVILFEHSSL